Genomic window (Streptococcus suis S735):
TTCAAACACTCCACTGGACTGTTGAAGTAATCTGTAGAGTGTTGCCCTAGCACTAAAAGACTGGTTAGTGAATCATCCTTGTGATGATTTTTTAAATTTTTGAGTTGTAACAATTGACTTTACAATCAAAAAGATTTATACTTACGTTGTAAATAAAGTTGTTACAACAAAACAAGTGAGGTATCAATATGAAAATTGCTATTATTGCAGCGAATGGTCAAGCAGGTCAAACTATTGCAAAGGAAGCAGTAGAACGTGGTCATCAGGTGACGGCTATTGTCCGTTCTGAAAACAAGAGCGTAGCCCAAGAAGTAATCCAGAAGGATGCTTTTGCTCTTACCAAAGAAGATTTGGCAGGCTTTGATGTAGTAGTTAATGCTTTTGGTGCTTGGACACCAGAAACCTTGCCGGATCACGCCCGTCTTGCTGAGCATCTAGCGACCATACTTGCTGGTAGTCCAACTCGTCTTTTAGTAGTTGGTGGTGCAGGCAGTCTTTATTTAGACGAGAGCCAGACAGCTATGCTGAAAGATACACCAGATTTCCCTGCGGAATACCTGCCAATCGCTGAGGCTATGGGTACTGGTCTAGACCTCTATCGTCAGGCGACAGCGGTCAACTGGACCTATATCAGCCCAGCAGCAGATTTTGATGCAGAAGGTCAAAAATCAGGTGCCTACACTTTGGCTGGCGAGGTTTTCCAAGTCAATGCCCAAGGTGAAAGCTATATTAGTTATGCCGACTATGCTGTGGCTTTGGTTGACATTGCGGAAAAAGGTGGCTACCAGCAGGAACGAATTTCCGTACTTGCATAAAAAATTAAATGGTCTAAAAGATAGCTCCATCGAGGAATTATCTTTTTATTTTTTACTTGCATATAGTATAATAATATAAATAAAAAGAAAAGGAGAACCCCATGATTCACTTGATTTGTCCCAATCCAGCCCTAGACCGCACGCTTCTTGTGGAAAAGATTGAAAAGAATATTCCCCTGAGACCGACGGAAGTGAGGGATTATCCTGGTGGAAAAAGTTTCAACGTAGCCTATGCACTTCGAGAAAATGGAGTGACAGACTACACTATCCATACCATTTTAGGTGGGCAGATTGGTCGCTATATTCAGGAGCTTAATGCTGATGGTGGAAATGCCCTGCGCGTGGTTGAAAATAGCCAGAATACTCGGACATGTAATATCTATGTTGAAACCAGTACAGGCGATGTAGTACTATTTTATGAAAAAGGTTTTGAACTAACAGAGGATTTGCTCAACCAATTCACTCAGCAGATTGAAAATAGCCTGCAAGCTGGCGACATCCTAGTCTTTTCAGGTAGTCTGATGAAGGGGATGTCGGATGATTATATTCAGCGGTTTATTGAAAAATACCCAGAGGTTCTGACCATAGTGGACACCAGTGGACCAGCTTTACGTGCGGCTTATCAAGCTAGACCGGCCCTTATCAAAATCAATAATGAAGAGCTGAAAGATATTTATCCAGAGCTGGATGAAGAAAGTCCTGAAGCTATTTTAGGTATCCTGAAAGAAGTGACTCCTCATGAGAATAT
Coding sequences:
- a CDS encoding 1-phosphofructokinase family hexose kinase, whose protein sequence is MIHLICPNPALDRTLLVEKIEKNIPLRPTEVRDYPGGKSFNVAYALRENGVTDYTIHTILGGQIGRYIQELNADGGNALRVVENSQNTRTCNIYVETSTGDVVLFYEKGFELTEDLLNQFTQQIENSLQAGDILVFSGSLMKGMSDDYIQRFIEKYPEVLTIVDTSGPALRAAYQARPALIKINNEELKDIYPELDEESPEAILGILKEVTPHENIIITMGDKGSLAKIGQRFFRIQSPKKETRNPIAAGDFYLGLLVKGISQGQAPEIFLKEAAAFATANCLNYFPEVEAEQFEAIVDTIVLEEL
- a CDS encoding NAD(P)-dependent oxidoreductase gives rise to the protein MKIAIIAANGQAGQTIAKEAVERGHQVTAIVRSENKSVAQEVIQKDAFALTKEDLAGFDVVVNAFGAWTPETLPDHARLAEHLATILAGSPTRLLVVGGAGSLYLDESQTAMLKDTPDFPAEYLPIAEAMGTGLDLYRQATAVNWTYISPAADFDAEGQKSGAYTLAGEVFQVNAQGESYISYADYAVALVDIAEKGGYQQERISVLA